Genomic window (Syngnathus typhle isolate RoL2023-S1 ecotype Sweden linkage group LG4, RoL_Styp_1.0, whole genome shotgun sequence):
cggataattggttccaaaacttccctgcgataagtgaaatctgcAAAGTAGGGTCAACCTCTctacatttttttgtgtgtaaataaGTGGagatgaaaccatttaagtTCATGTTATTATTAGAGCATTAAATAacagtttcaaacatgtaaataatacattaatagtataaataacgtacagaaaatattgtataagtattgaaaatataaatattatatgtGTGTGGGTCTGTGTGTAACATGTAGATGTGACGTTCTATTGTTAACCTTGGTTAAACAGGGACCTCTAGTGGTCACAAGTTACCATAGCAGCGCTATGTGCATTTtgtagatgtagctaaagtatacatacatACTGTATTTTAGGACTCTTCTGtcattataacaacttttcACAACAAGTTGCAATAGCATAAATATGTTTTCAGAAGTTTTTTATTCTAACAACTTCTTTTATAACaaagtacaacactgtaaatatatttttagaacgCTTATAACATTACGAGTGTCCCCAACTTGTGACTGaatgtcaatttttggtttcaaCTCCTTGTAGGATGTGGTGGAGTTGACGGGGACATTCAAGCAAATGAAAGTGAAGTTGGTGGAAGAGAATTTTGATCCAGGACGAATCCAGGACCCCCTGTACATCCTTGACGATAAGCACAAGAGTTATGTACCTCTGACAGCGGAGGTCTACAGTTCCATCGTATTAGGAAACCTTAAGCTCTAGACCAAGTCCCACTGTGCTAGGTCCAGAGGTACTTAGATTGATCATCCAGCTCAGGGATTCCTGCTTGCCTTTTAACGATCAAGTTTGTGAAACCGTGTACAATCCACCTTAAGCGCAGTCAATGGGCATACTAAGAAGTGTCCCAATCTGGGAAGTGAAATTTTTACACTATAATTTGTACATAGCATatagtatataaatatatatttaccaGCAAGTTCTCATGAATAGTCAAGAGTTTACATGTAAAGTGATGACCAATTTTCCAATTTAATTGAGATAAATCTGTAAAATTGTGGCGACCAACAAAACATGGATCAGTGCAGTGTAACTAGATTTATGATAGGATGACTATACTCGTCATCAGTGTAAAGTGGTACCTTGAGGTATGAATTGACCAGTTTGCCTATATATCAgccttctattttttatgctttGGATATAAGTGCTATATGGTGGCAGTGAAGTCAACACCCTTCACGACAAGGACTTCTTTGGCAGATAATGAATAATTTTTCCAGAAAGAGGTTTCAAACTGCCTAATGCTACTCCTACATAAAGTTTAttgtcaaactaaaaaaaaaaagttacgctTTGGGTATTTACAACCACCTCAGTACGCTATGTTTTTTGGCTGCAAGCTAACCTGTAATGTGAAATGCCATAGGCACAAACTAATAAAACTGTAAATAGTTACTgattaaagaaaaatacacttgGGGACAAAATGTTgttaatgaaacaaaaaaaaatgcaatggtCAACTTGAAACTGACAAAGGTTATTGACAAGACACAAGCTTTTGGGACAACGTCCTTTTGGACAAATGAGAGTGGAGATTTTTGGCAAAATTCAAACATTAACCctattcagaaaaaaagacacCGTCCCACTGTGAAACCAGGGATTCTCTGCTACAAGTAGCACTGGGTATCTTAAACCTGTGCAGGGTACAGAAGTGTGCTGCTCTGCGAAAGCTTGGCCTTATAGGTAGGCTATGGGTCTACTCGGACAGTGACAAATAAAAAGCACTCAAAAATGGCTAAGAGCAAAACTTTGGACTGTTCTGAAGTGGCCCTCTGTGatctaaatcaaataaataacttAATAGTTTGTTGCACAACCTTTTGAGACTATCGCTTCAATCAAACTAAGTACCATCTTCGTCCAGGTCTGTTTCAttagtttgtttttacaaaaatTCTATTGAAACGCCATTAAAAGTaatgtttgattttctttggctaactttattgtgcatgtgggtgtgtatacatatataatatttaacagtatatatacgtatatgtatgtatatatacactaccgttcaaaagtttggggtcacaaaattgtttgggtgaccccaaacctttgaacggtagtgtatatatttatttagataattatttatggattatatatataatcttctgtgtaaaaaatcgtataatatatatgtatacttatattcatagattatatataatcttatacaaatataagatataattataatatttaattcataatatctcattatataatatttacactaccgttcaaaagtttggggtcacccaaacaattttgtgaccccaaacatttgaacggtagtgtgtatatatagatatagatatatattaatCGCTAGAATAATCCATTTTGAAATATGGGAAAGtgacaaaaaagtgaaaaaatgttttttattagtACTATATACTTAGTGTTGTCACCATTATCTTAATTACCGTCACAATTTCTATTAATTTTAACCTCAGTTTATGTGACTTGTATGTCGTGTGGACACTTTTTCCATCTAGCTGTTCACATTTTGACATCACGAGACAAAGATGAGTCCTGAAGTGGAAATTCCCATTTTCTGACTTTGGggattctcactttaaagtcagaatcctgtcatcccccccccccccttttttttttttcttcactgaccctaatcctcttccataTATTTAGGTTAACTCTAATGGCTAATATTTTTTGTGTAGTGTATTTTCACCAAAACTGTCATTGCAAGCTTATAAACGGCGTGCAAGGCGTGTATGACGCAGGAAAGGAGGCGGGCGGGGTGGGGAATAGTGAGAAAGTTCAATGGGCGTTTAGGGGAATAGTGAGAGAGTTCAATGGGCGTCAACGCTCCAGTTTTTTATGCTCATCTGTTGTTGCTCAAATAAACACTTCCCATTTGATCAGCATGCTTGCCTATCTTATTTACACCGCGTTGGCAGGCTTGGCCATCGCTCCGTTGCTGCTGTACTGGCGAAATCCGTACTTGTTGCATGATCTTCGTTATTCAATCACTGGCATTCAGATCGCCAGACAGCTCAGCAGATTTTCGACTAAAAAACACTTTTACAGCATCCTTGACTGTTTTCTGGACAGGGTGTCCAAACAGCCTAACAAAAAGTTTCTAGTGTTCGAAGAGAGTAGCTACACGTACAGGCAAGCCGACCAGGAGAGCAACCGTGTGGCTGCAGCCCTGTCAAGCCTGCTCAAGCCTGGGGACACCGCGGCCGTGTTTGTTGGCAATGAGCCGATTTTTGTGTGGCTATGGCTCGGCCTCGCCAAGCTGGGATGTGTCGCTGCTCTGCTCAACTACAACATCCGATCCAAATCTTTGCTGCACTGCTTCTCGTGTTGTGACGCCAAAGTTCTGCTCGCTGCGGCTGGTAAGCAGGAACAACCCGTCCCGACTTCATGTTGCAGAATGCACCGGCATAAGAAACGTGATtgtaaataaatgcacaaaataaccATGAAATAATTTGTAGTTTTTGCCCctaattatcttttttttttttttagtaaattgCGGGATAAATCCTTTATTACGTTAGTACTTCTTAGTAGTTAGTATTATTTTTAGTTGTCATTTTTTTACTGTACTTTAATTTCAGTATTATTCTAAAGTAACAGTTGAAAGGTAATGCAAACGTAAAGCATTTTTGTTCAAGAGTGCATGCAACTTGTTTGCTCCTGCTAAGTggcaagaactaaaaaaaaaaaaagaagtctatTAATTGGTGTGTTTTCTGATTATATGAGAaactgttttttatttgtttggttGGTGAGACACTCCATTATAACTGAAgatcttgagaaaaaaaagacaagagagcagtTACCTTTGCCCTCCCCACCTCAGAGCAATTACCTTGATCATGTCATTTCTGCTAATCTATAGAGCTCACCTCATTCTCTAGATTAATGATATTCAAAATGGCACAACCACTGTTCTGGATGGCTAAAAATTAACGATGTAACAAAAGAATGAGTTGAATAGGAAAATCATTTTGGATCTTCAATTAGACGGAATCAAAATTTTAAGTATTTTTGATATAAtgtatcaaatcatctttcGTTGACGACATTTGTCTTGGaaggaaatgaaaaaagaaagaaactcctcctctgacaattattttttactgTATTTTTGTCAGGATATAGTGTCTCATTGGAGTTGTTGTAACGAGACGGCTACCTTTGGGTCAAAGTTTAAGTTACGATGTAAATTCAATCCCATTGCCAAGATTCAAAGGTCACCTAGAAATTTGACCCTTGCATTGTTATATTGGCCTCTTACAACCTTGTATTGTCTCAGAACTACGAGAGGCCGTCGAGGAGGTGCTGCCTAGCCTGAAGCAGCTGGGTGTCCGTGTGTTCATCCTCGACGAAGGCACTGAGTCAGAGGGCATCGAATGTCTCTCGGACAAGATTCGCCAGGCCTCCGACCAACCTGTGTCACCACAGCTAAGGGCTGACATTAACATGAAGAGCCCTGCCCTCTATATTTACACCTCAGGAACCACAGGTTGTGTCCAAGCTTCTCATTTAAATTATGTGACGGTCCAATTTGCAGGAAATGTGACTGGACTTAATTTTTGCTGTGTTACTATGTAGGGCTTCCCAAAGCAGCGATCATTAACCACGAGAGGGTATGGTTGGCAAGTTTTCTTCAGTCGGTTGCTGGCGTACGTTCGGATGATATCATCTACATCTACCTGCCTCTCTACCACAGTTCTGGTTTTCTTATGGGATTGTGTGGAGCCATAGAAAAAGGTAAAGTGACATCATCACATACTGTATGAGTGGCCCACAATTGTCTCACCTCTCCAAACATCTTGCCCTAAAACAGATGCTTAACCCTCCTCGGTCTTTTATGACCCGATAAAATCTCCCACTCACAATGCAGTTGATTATTCCATGTGTGACTGTCAAACAATCATTCATTTGTAACCATATTACAGTTCATGCATTGCATTTAGTATGagcaaaatagaataaaagtgTTAAATAAATTGTTAAATTAAGTTGAGAGACATAATTTGCTTTCActggccacatcaaatgatgtgatgGGCCGAATCTGGCCCTCAGGCCTTGGGTTTAACACCTGGTGTTGTacatcttttccttttttgtatTTACAATAACTTCCTATAAAGAGTCAACCTTCCATTTGGTCAATTCCTAGTTTATTCCTGTTAATTCAGTTGAAGACCTACATTTGTCACTTCCCTTAATCAGTGCACAATAGGCAGATGACTCCATGCGTCATGCATGCTGAGTGTTTGACCTCCAAGTTTCTACTGTATATTTTCTGAATTTGACAACCTTTTGAACGTTCAAACACTGAGGTTTCACTGTTCTGACGTTGACACTGAGTTTATTAAAGGATAAATCAACAAGTTTGTGACCTCAAACCGCAAGCAGTTTGCCCCTGGTCTTCGCTGTTTATATTTCAAAGTCCTAAAGTTTCTTAGTATACGTCCATGCGTGACTTGGCATCATTTAATGTGTACTTCTTCACCTACAGGTATTACTGTTGTATTAAAACGTAAGTTCTCTGCATCAAGTTTTTGGAACGACTGCAGGAGGTACAATATTACGGTTATTCAGTACATCGGCGAGATTATGCGATACCTCTGCAACACACCACAGGTAAAACTCCGACATAGTTGCTATTGTTGATGAGAATGTTGCTTGTCTTTTCAACAGTCCTGTGTAATTCTCTCCTTTCTAGAAAGACAATGACAAAGATCATAAAGTCAGAGTGGCTTTGGGAAACGGGATGCGACCGGATACCTGGGCTGAGTTTCTGCAACGGTTTGGCAATGTTTGCATCTGCGAGTGCTATGGAGCCACGGAAGGAAATGTTGGCTTTGTCAACTATGTCGGGAAAATTGGAGCGATTGGCAAAGAGCATTTCCTCCACAAAGTAAAATGCGTTAAATCAGTTATACTGTATTCAATTTCGTAAATACAagcttcattttttcttttttccacagaTGGGGTGCCCCTATGCCCTCATACGGTACGACACGGAGAAAGAAGAGCCAGTCAGAGACTCCAGAGGATTTTGCATTGAAGTACCCAGAGGTCCATGTTTACAAAAATAGGAAGTGCTTTCCACAACCTAAATATCCTAACTAAAAACATTTCACTTTCAACCAAAGGAGAGACTGGTCTGTTGGTGTCCAAGATTGCCGCGAGAACCCCCTTCTCAGGCTACGCCAAGAACAAGCAGCAGACTGAGAAGAAGAAACTGAGGGACGTGTTTGTGAAGGGAGACAGCTACTTTAACAGCGGTGATCTTCTCAAGATAGACCACGAGGGTTTTGTCTTCTTTCAAGACCGCATCGGAGACACTTTCAG
Coding sequences:
- the LOC133152813 gene encoding long-chain fatty acid transport protein 2-like yields the protein MANIFCVVYFHQNCHCKLINGVQGVYDAGKEAGGVGNSEKVQWAFRGIVREFNGRQRSSFLCSSVVAQINTSHLISMLAYLIYTALAGLAIAPLLLYWRNPYLLHDLRYSITGIQIARQLSRFSTKKHFYSILDCFLDRVSKQPNKKFLVFEESSYTYRQADQESNRVAAALSSLLKPGDTAAVFVGNEPIFVWLWLGLAKLGCVAALLNYNIRSKSLLHCFSCCDAKVLLAAAELREAVEEVLPSLKQLGVRVFILDEGTESEGIECLSDKIRQASDQPVSPQLRADINMKSPALYIYTSGTTGLPKAAIINHERVWLASFLQSVAGVRSDDIIYIYLPLYHSSGFLMGLCGAIEKGITVVLKRKFSASSFWNDCRRYNITVIQYIGEIMRYLCNTPQKDNDKDHKVRVALGNGMRPDTWAEFLQRFGNVCICECYGATEGNVGFVNYVGKIGAIGKEHFLHKMGCPYALIRYDTEKEEPVRDSRGFCIEVPRGETGLLVSKIAARTPFSGYAKNKQQTEKKKLRDVFVKGDSYFNSGDLLKIDHEGFVFFQDRIGDTFRWKGENVATTEIADHLLMVDCIEEVNVYGVKVPGHEGRIGMAALTLKENMDFDGKAVYQYVKSYLPSYARPRFIRIQNALQVTGTFKQMKVKLAEEGFNPDVIKDRLLFLEDNQGYVPMTQEIFNSIAEGRIKL